In Sphingomonas sp. LT1P40, the following are encoded in one genomic region:
- a CDS encoding FMN-dependent NADH-azoreductase — translation MNLLHIDSSIQGAQSASRSISAAVVERLRGAHPALTVTYRDLATDPLPHLTLDVLADPEANAELRAFEAADIVVIGAGMYNFSIPSQLKAWLDRIIVAGRTFGYGPDGVKGLSGDKRVFVALARGGLFGVDSPVVSLEHAETYLRGVLEFIGIGNPVFVHADGLAMGEEARASGIAQGLADAQAIAA, via the coding sequence ATGAACCTGCTTCATATCGATTCGAGCATCCAGGGCGCGCAATCAGCGAGCCGCAGCATCAGCGCGGCGGTGGTTGAGCGGCTTCGCGGCGCGCATCCTGCGCTCACCGTCACCTATCGCGACCTCGCTACCGATCCGCTGCCGCATCTGACGCTGGACGTGCTGGCGGACCCCGAAGCCAATGCCGAACTACGCGCGTTCGAGGCCGCCGATATCGTGGTGATCGGCGCGGGGATGTATAATTTCTCGATCCCCAGCCAACTCAAGGCGTGGCTGGACCGGATCATAGTGGCGGGCCGGACTTTCGGTTACGGACCCGATGGCGTGAAGGGGCTTTCAGGCGACAAGCGCGTGTTCGTTGCACTGGCGCGGGGCGGCTTGTTCGGCGTGGACTCGCCGGTCGTGTCGCTCGAGCATGCCGAAACCTATTTGCGAGGCGTGCTGGAGTTCATCGGGATCGGCAACCCCGTATTCGTCCACGCCGATGGACTTGCGATGGGCGAGGAAGCGCGCGCTTCGGGAATTGCGCAGGGTCTGGCGGATGCGCAGGCGATCGCGGCCTGA